The Geitlerinema sp. PCC 9228 nucleotide sequence ACTACGGCGAGACCAGACCCGCACTTCGTGACCGTTGTTGCGGGCTAGGGTAGCCAGAGCGCTTCCCCAGGCACCAGTCCCTAAGACGGCGAGGGTGGCTTGTTCGATTTGAATGGATTCAAAAGCATGCAGCTCTTCGCACACCTGGTGGGCGAGTTGCGTTTGCTGGGTGGTGGATTGGGTTTGGGATAGGTCTTGTACCATAAGTGTCTTTTAGGAATTTGTGAGACAACCATGAGCGGCTAAACCGGCAAAAGCCAAATGCGCTCTTATCTATCTCTGGCTTGGGTGCGGGTAGCCGACAATTCTTTCTGATGCGTTGGCAGGGCGTATTCGGGGATGCAGTTGTTTTCCATGTAGCGGCGATAGGCATCAAGCTCCTGTTCGCTTTGGTTCGCCGACCAACCACCGTACTGCTGCAAGGTGTCCACAACGGTATCCACGGCATCAAAACCGTAATTTCCCTGCATGGCTAAAACGGTGCGGCGGCGCATAATATCGAGTAGGGTACGGGCGTGTTCTTTTTGGATGGCGTAGACCGCTTGGGCTTTGATATCGGGATATCCAGGCGCGATCGCTTCTGCCAGTTCTGGTGTTTCGTCGCACCAAGCCAATACTTCTAGAGCTCTGGCCCCATAGATGGAAAACAAATGGTGTAAGGTAGTCATGGGAATGCGATCGCTATACTGGCGCAGAGCTTCCTGCAGCCGCAAGTCGCTGGGCAAAATCGCCCCGGGCAGGGGTTTTTGCTGGGTTGGGCAAGCCGGTGCTTTCCGGTTCATTTTTTTGTACGCCGCATCCACTAGTTCTTCACCCACCTGGCGGTAGGTGGTTAGCTTGCCACCAATCAAAGAAATCAAATTGCGAACGTTATCCTGGGTGTGGTCGTAAAGAATATGCCGGCGGGTGACGCTGCCCGGTTTTTTGCCTTCTTGATTGGGCAAAGGACGTACGCCAGCGTAGGTAAATAATACATTTCCCCGGGTGAGTTGGGCGCTGGGAATCACCAAATTGGTTTCGCGCAGCAAATAGTCGATTTCCTCGTTGCTGGCTTTGATGGTATCCAAATCGCCGCGGTAGGGAATATCGGTGGTGCCGATGAGGATTTTCCCCAGCCAGGGAACGATGAAAAAGGGACGACCGTCGCTTTTGGCTTCCACGTAGAGGGCGGTTTCTGGGGCACCGGCAAAGGTATCTACAATGATGTGGCTGCCTTTGGTCCCGCCAATTTTCTTCTCTTTGCTTAAAGCAACTGTTTTTCCGTTTTCTACACCCCGCTGGCAAACTCGATCCACCCAAGGACCGGCGGTATTGATAACTACAGCATTTTCGCTGCCGCCTACGGTAAATTCCGTATCCGTGAGGCGATCGCGGGCGGTTATTTGGGTGATGCGACCTTCACTACGCTGCAACTGCTCCACTTGTGCGTAGTTGAGGACTGTAGCACCGGCTTGTTCTGCCGCCAAAATATTTTCCCAGCACAACCGTTCTGCATAAGCTGCTTGAGCGTCGTAATATTGCGCGCCGCCGTTGAGATTTTCGGTGTCGAGGTGGCGAAATACTTGCCGGAATTTCTGTTTGGGCAGCATCCGGTGTCCCGGCAGGCTCTTGT carries:
- the glpD gene encoding glycerol-3-phosphate dehydrogenase, which translates into the protein MRNLEAIQQQTYDLIVIGGGINGAGVARDAALRGLKTILLEKDDFASGTSSWSTRLVHGGLRYLEYFEFSLVRESLREREILLRTAPHLVHPLMLTVPVYGQRSRPYWKINAGMILYDIFSFDKSLPGHRMLPKQKFRQVFRHLDTENLNGGAQYYDAQAAYAERLCWENILAAEQAGATVLNYAQVEQLQRSEGRITQITARDRLTDTEFTVGGSENAVVINTAGPWVDRVCQRGVENGKTVALSKEKKIGGTKGSHIIVDTFAGAPETALYVEAKSDGRPFFIVPWLGKILIGTTDIPYRGDLDTIKASNEEIDYLLRETNLVIPSAQLTRGNVLFTYAGVRPLPNQEGKKPGSVTRRHILYDHTQDNVRNLISLIGGKLTTYRQVGEELVDAAYKKMNRKAPACPTQQKPLPGAILPSDLRLQEALRQYSDRIPMTTLHHLFSIYGARALEVLAWCDETPELAEAIAPGYPDIKAQAVYAIQKEHARTLLDIMRRRTVLAMQGNYGFDAVDTVVDTLQQYGGWSANQSEQELDAYRRYMENNCIPEYALPTHQKELSATRTQARDR